Proteins from a genomic interval of Treponema succinifaciens DSM 2489:
- a CDS encoding tetratricopeptide repeat protein, translated as MATNQNSNKDLDKEKNAAAKKTSSAGKMTVSSTETKSTVKKTTVSSAEKKPVAKKSTASSEKAKTTAVAKTAASKKTVETKTSTAKKNSGLLEKSKAVRGSSASVKSTEPKVGVKKTSVEKKSSLPETKKAVVSSAETKATVRKSSVPSIEKKPVARKTVSSSAEEKSAVRKSSVVSEKTKTSSVARTSAVKKSVEPKVFTEEKKLESQKTPLQKTVAVSSLPPKNSLPEKKEETGGVAIKKTEPVLASSFELEKKSAQKNIEPEKMKDKKSNKKVAALLIFLLAVLAGGGFFVLNNQNFFGSKDNAVSELSVEEKLALAQKLIEQGNYEEALKILLGIDASGNSEAAKELRNKISALINEAFSKAFENGREQEILDFIQSLIDNDEIKSALKVLNAIKADPDSPLKERLESLKKSAVDKAIADGKTSELLSLIQQMIDDGNFSEALELLNTISIDGDDEISDMLKNKIERMKKQAQVLQTTENLSDEEKLALAQRLIDEGKFEEALILLNTLNPNEKNQDKIKALKKEAVEKATQAGIDLGEFGFDENGNPILSEEEILRHRNEAKNKREIEAQKIQDAKNEAERKALEEKKAREQKALEAERQKKAAAAKKAQEEKLAREAAAKKAEAERKAKEKALAEQKAKEAAIARKKQLVENYISHGKQLLSENKNKEAVAEFYNAEKNLPAEENTFAGKKLGESASALFDSSEKKSGTEKEFLHDEAVKFAEKSFEKSKEEPNVMFILGMDALEKHNYASAENFLRNATKKEPGNSTYFYQLGRVLAMQKKYNESLAAFQTSIKINGNFAPAHYNSGFVCEKLGKNKEALASYRNAIKIKPDYENAFMGAGHILAEEKNYSEAVKSYSEAVKINPSRAQTYQELGSCYSELKNYSLAEQNFLKALSCPDSTVEKNALTYYNLSTVMFAQDKKNEAFDFAKKTYDNKEKTSSEVKSNISYNLGLLNQELGNENEAIKLYQETLNLDSNHVKANTNLGMILLTKNQPDAAIALLLKAYKNDSKNFEVNNNLGSAYRDTGDFENSVRFYKNALDIEPENLTVKENLAKSYTSAKDYKNARLIYEELVKKQQTEWPLFFELAKVCLAQGDGNGAEKYLLYLQSKAPDFKTSEVNGLLAELQ; from the coding sequence TGTAGCAAAAAAAAGTACTGCTTCTTCAGAAAAAGCAAAAACAACTGCAGTTGCAAAAACTGCCGCTTCAAAAAAAACAGTAGAAACAAAGACTTCTACCGCAAAAAAAAATTCAGGACTTTTAGAAAAATCAAAAGCTGTAAGAGGTTCATCTGCTTCTGTAAAATCAACTGAACCTAAAGTTGGTGTGAAAAAAACTTCAGTTGAAAAAAAATCATCTTTGCCAGAAACTAAAAAAGCAGTTGTCTCTTCTGCGGAAACAAAAGCAACTGTAAGAAAAAGTTCAGTTCCTTCTATAGAAAAAAAGCCAGTTGCAAGAAAAACAGTTTCTTCTTCTGCAGAAGAAAAGTCTGCGGTACGAAAAAGTTCCGTTGTTTCAGAAAAAACAAAAACTTCTTCAGTTGCGAGAACTTCCGCCGTGAAAAAATCTGTTGAGCCAAAAGTTTTTACAGAAGAAAAAAAATTGGAATCGCAGAAAACTCCTTTGCAAAAAACTGTCGCCGTTTCTAGTTTGCCTCCCAAAAATTCTTTACCTGAAAAAAAAGAAGAAACTGGAGGAGTTGCAATAAAAAAAACAGAGCCGGTTTTGGCTTCAAGTTTTGAATTGGAAAAAAAATCAGCGCAAAAAAATATTGAGCCTGAAAAAATGAAAGATAAAAAATCAAATAAAAAAGTAGCGGCTTTACTGATTTTCCTGCTTGCTGTTTTAGCTGGCGGCGGATTTTTTGTTTTAAATAATCAAAATTTTTTTGGCTCTAAAGATAATGCTGTTTCTGAATTGAGCGTTGAAGAAAAACTTGCATTGGCTCAAAAACTGATTGAGCAGGGTAATTATGAAGAGGCTTTGAAAATTCTTTTGGGAATTGATGCTTCTGGAAACAGCGAGGCTGCAAAAGAACTTAGAAATAAAATTTCCGCTTTAATAAATGAAGCATTTTCCAAGGCTTTTGAAAATGGACGTGAACAGGAAATATTGGATTTTATTCAGTCGCTTATTGATAATGATGAAATAAAATCTGCTTTGAAAGTTTTAAACGCAATAAAGGCAGATCCGGACAGTCCTTTAAAAGAAAGACTGGAGAGTTTGAAAAAATCTGCTGTTGATAAAGCTATTGCGGATGGAAAAACTTCTGAGCTTTTGTCTTTGATTCAGCAGATGATAGATGATGGAAATTTTTCAGAAGCGCTTGAACTTTTGAATACAATTTCTATAGATGGCGATGATGAAATTTCTGATATGCTGAAAAATAAAATTGAGCGCATGAAAAAGCAGGCTCAAGTTTTGCAGACGACCGAAAATCTTTCTGATGAAGAAAAACTTGCGCTTGCACAAAGACTTATTGACGAGGGGAAATTTGAAGAAGCTCTTATTCTTTTGAACACTTTAAATCCAAATGAAAAAAATCAAGATAAAATCAAGGCTCTGAAAAAAGAAGCTGTAGAAAAAGCAACACAGGCTGGAATTGATTTAGGCGAGTTTGGCTTTGATGAAAACGGAAATCCAATTCTTTCTGAAGAGGAAATTCTTCGTCATAGAAATGAAGCAAAAAATAAGCGTGAAATAGAAGCGCAGAAAATTCAAGATGCAAAAAATGAAGCCGAACGAAAAGCTCTTGAAGAAAAGAAAGCAAGAGAACAAAAAGCTTTAGAAGCAGAAAGACAAAAAAAAGCTGCCGCTGCAAAGAAAGCTCAAGAAGAAAAATTGGCAAGAGAAGCTGCGGCTAAAAAAGCAGAAGCTGAAAGAAAGGCGAAGGAAAAAGCCCTTGCAGAACAAAAGGCAAAAGAGGCGGCGATTGCCCGTAAAAAGCAACTTGTTGAAAATTATATTTCACATGGAAAACAGCTCTTGTCTGAAAATAAAAATAAAGAAGCGGTCGCAGAATTTTATAATGCTGAAAAAAATCTTCCTGCCGAAGAAAATACTTTTGCAGGAAAAAAACTTGGGGAATCAGCGAGTGCTCTGTTTGACAGTTCTGAAAAAAAATCTGGAACTGAAAAGGAATTTCTTCATGACGAGGCTGTGAAATTTGCAGAAAAATCCTTTGAAAAATCTAAAGAAGAACCTAACGTTATGTTTATTCTTGGAATGGATGCTCTTGAAAAACATAATTATGCTTCCGCAGAAAATTTTTTACGCAATGCCACAAAGAAAGAGCCTGGTAACAGCACTTACTTTTATCAGCTTGGAAGAGTTCTTGCGATGCAGAAAAAATATAATGAGTCGCTTGCAGCTTTTCAAACTTCAATAAAAATAAATGGAAACTTTGCGCCTGCTCATTATAATTCTGGATTTGTTTGTGAAAAGCTTGGAAAAAATAAAGAGGCTCTTGCTTCGTATAGAAATGCAATAAAAATAAAGCCTGATTATGAAAATGCGTTTATGGGCGCAGGACATATTTTGGCTGAAGAGAAAAATTATTCAGAGGCTGTAAAATCATATTCAGAAGCTGTAAAAATAAATCCGTCAAGAGCGCAAACTTATCAGGAACTTGGTTCTTGCTATTCAGAATTAAAAAATTATAGTCTTGCAGAACAAAATTTTTTAAAGGCACTTTCTTGTCCGGATTCTACTGTGGAAAAAAATGCGCTTACTTATTACAACCTTTCTACTGTGATGTTTGCACAAGACAAAAAGAACGAGGCATTTGATTTTGCAAAAAAAACTTATGATAACAAAGAAAAAACTTCGTCTGAAGTAAAGTCAAATATTTCATATAATCTGGGACTTTTAAATCAAGAATTAGGAAATGAAAATGAAGCAATCAAACTTTATCAGGAAACCTTAAATCTTGATTCAAATCATGTTAAAGCAAATACAAATTTAGGAATGATTCTTCTTACGAAAAATCAACCTGATGCTGCGATTGCGCTTTTGCTAAAAGCTTACAAAAATGATTCCAAGAATTTTGAAGTGAACAACAATCTTGGAAGCGCCTACAGAGATACTGGTGATTTTGAAAACTCTGTTAGGTTTTATAAAAATGCTTTGGATATAGAACCTGAAAATCTAACCGTAAAAGAAAATCTTGCAAAGTCATATACATCTGCAAAAGATTATAAAAATGCAAGACTGATTTATGAAGAGCTTGTAAAAAAACAGCAGACTGAATGGCCTTTATTTTTTGAACTTGCAAAAGTTTGTCTTGCTCAAGGCGATGGGAATGGCGCGGAAAAATATTTGCTTTACTTGCAATCCAAAGCTCCTGATTTTAAAACTTCAGAAGTAAATGGATTGCTTGCAGAATTGCAGTAA
- the mutL gene encoding DNA mismatch repair endonuclease MutL, with translation MTEQRRVKILNAEVARKIAAGEVIDKPCAIVREFMDNAVDSGATRIRVEIASGGIEKIRVIDNGCGMSKEDLIQCAHPHATSKISTETDLLNLSTLGFRGEALSSIAAVSRLEIKSGGWKMNASVTEDHIIEPCASTEGTIAQSSGLFENFPARRQFLKRPASEGIQCRTIFEEKILPRPDIAFTFVNDGEEKLSLPAGQSLKERFVQTNEFFESSDLFYELKHEDSEKNFSFTLIIGEPSVARTSRKDIFIYVNGRKIQEYSLVQAIIYGTQGYFPNGTFPVACLFVEMNPALVDFNIHPSKREARFKDINALHHAVSSTTRNFFKQYTVKSMLTQNAEDKTEAELSNEFSFNSTSIEKNNFVKETFSHQNNIPKINSIYSDVKRGIPRTNFSSSGARQSFFKTKTSQDFFHPMKPNYIPEISSENFSEYEKGFHFAGCVLGTFIIAEKNETLYIIDQHAAHERMIYNQIMAEAGQKQSLLVPYIVQTDSSADDNFIRAIKDKLEEAGFSCKDCGNGKWEFSTVPIRWKGTEADLKKDVLDRRVNPADMINAAAASTACRSAVMDGTVLDEETAKKIAKGALELPDPHCPHGRPVYTTITRQQLFALVKRT, from the coding sequence ATGACAGAACAAAGACGCGTAAAAATTCTAAATGCGGAAGTTGCAAGAAAAATTGCCGCCGGGGAAGTCATAGACAAACCATGCGCTATTGTCCGCGAATTTATGGACAATGCAGTTGACAGCGGAGCAACAAGAATCAGAGTTGAGATTGCTAGCGGCGGAATTGAAAAAATAAGAGTCATAGACAATGGCTGCGGAATGTCAAAAGAAGATTTGATTCAATGCGCGCACCCACATGCAACAAGCAAAATTTCAACAGAAACAGATTTGCTTAATCTTTCAACTTTAGGATTCAGAGGCGAAGCGCTTTCCTCAATTGCGGCAGTGAGCCGATTGGAAATAAAAAGCGGCGGATGGAAAATGAACGCTTCTGTAACGGAAGATCACATTATCGAGCCTTGCGCTTCAACAGAAGGGACAATAGCGCAGTCATCAGGTCTTTTTGAAAATTTTCCTGCAAGAAGACAATTTTTAAAAAGACCGGCTTCAGAAGGAATTCAGTGCAGGACAATTTTTGAAGAAAAAATTCTTCCACGTCCAGACATTGCTTTTACTTTTGTAAATGACGGCGAAGAAAAACTTTCACTTCCCGCTGGACAATCCTTAAAAGAAAGATTTGTTCAGACAAATGAATTTTTTGAAAGCAGCGATTTATTTTATGAGTTGAAGCATGAAGACTCTGAAAAAAATTTTTCATTTACGCTGATTATTGGAGAGCCTTCTGTTGCAAGAACTTCCCGAAAAGATATTTTCATTTACGTGAACGGAAGAAAAATACAAGAATATTCTCTCGTGCAAGCCATCATTTACGGAACGCAAGGATATTTTCCAAACGGAACATTTCCAGTCGCCTGCCTTTTTGTAGAAATGAACCCAGCTCTTGTAGACTTCAACATTCATCCTTCGAAACGTGAAGCTAGATTCAAAGACATAAATGCGCTTCATCATGCAGTAAGCTCAACAACAAGAAATTTCTTCAAGCAGTATACTGTAAAATCAATGCTCACCCAAAATGCAGAAGATAAAACAGAAGCTGAACTTTCAAATGAATTTTCCTTTAATTCCACCAGTATTGAAAAAAATAATTTTGTTAAAGAAACCTTCTCTCATCAAAATAACATTCCCAAAATAAATTCAATTTATTCTGATGTAAAGCGCGGAATTCCTAGGACAAATTTTTCATCAAGTGGAGCAAGACAATCCTTTTTTAAAACAAAAACTTCGCAAGATTTTTTTCACCCGATGAAACCAAATTATATTCCAGAAATCAGCAGCGAAAATTTTTCAGAATATGAAAAAGGATTTCATTTTGCAGGCTGTGTTCTTGGAACTTTTATCATTGCAGAAAAAAATGAAACGCTTTACATAATCGATCAGCACGCCGCCCACGAAAGAATGATTTATAATCAAATCATGGCAGAGGCAGGACAAAAGCAGTCACTTCTAGTTCCATACATTGTGCAGACAGATTCCTCCGCTGATGACAATTTTATCCGCGCAATAAAAGACAAACTTGAAGAAGCCGGATTTTCATGCAAAGACTGCGGAAATGGAAAATGGGAATTTTCAACAGTACCGATAAGATGGAAAGGCACAGAAGCTGATTTGAAAAAAGATGTGCTTGACCGGCGGGTAAATCCTGCAGACATGATAAATGCAGCCGCCGCATCCACAGCGTGCAGGAGCGCAGTTATGGACGGAACAGTTTTAGATGAAGAGACTGCAAAAAAAATTGCAAAGGGAGCTCTTGAACTTCCAGATCCACACTGTCCTCACGGACGCCCCGTATACACAACGATTACAAGACAGCAACTTTTTGCACTTGTAAAGCGGACATAA
- the xseB gene encoding exodeoxyribonuclease VII small subunit, translating to MTNFEEKLKRLEELSASIKKSDISLEDALKDFEEGIKLAKSMEKSLDEMESKIQILMNNPEVSEEDEKSAQGKKQKSKSENAPVLGLFDESSEITGTRA from the coding sequence ATGACAAACTTTGAAGAAAAACTAAAAAGACTTGAAGAGCTTTCCGCTTCCATAAAAAAAAGCGACATCAGCCTGGAAGATGCGCTCAAAGATTTTGAGGAAGGAATAAAGCTTGCAAAATCCATGGAAAAATCTCTTGATGAAATGGAAAGCAAAATTCAAATATTAATGAACAATCCTGAAGTTTCAGAAGAAGATGAAAAATCCGCGCAAGGAAAAAAGCAAAAGTCAAAAAGTGAAAATGCTCCTGTGCTCGGTCTTTTTGATGAATCTTCTGAAATCACGGGAACGAGAGCATGA
- the xseA gene encoding exodeoxyribonuclease VII large subunit, producing the protein MQNESKKDNALTVSQLTELIKTMLESSFQNIILKGEISNYKPSSSGHLYFSLKDSDSQISAVMFRGAASALNFIPKDGMLVQVRGKITVYGPRGNYQIQVSSMIEAGAGNIMEMIEMRKRKLAAEGLFDSARKRTVPFFPKTVGVVTSPNGAALRDILNIRRRRNDKVSVIVFPAIVQGENAADTIEYMIKVANEYNMCDVLIVGRGGGSLEDLLPFSEEKVVRAIAKSKIPVISAVGHEIDWALSDFAADVRAPTPSAAAEIAIPRKSDIESNIENFKSILFSEIQNKTNSLRLMLRNFDPENMQTRLQNIEQKYSERFDKAFDSMKDAIENIIKDKRIKIKLCLQNLENCNPQNIFDRGYSMVCDENGKIIRKSSELSNGAKIKIKPAEGLIFATVDKTN; encoded by the coding sequence ATGCAAAACGAATCAAAAAAAGACAACGCTCTAACAGTCTCGCAGCTGACGGAACTTATAAAGACAATGCTTGAAAGCTCTTTTCAAAATATAATTTTAAAAGGAGAAATTTCAAACTACAAGCCAAGCTCGTCCGGACATCTTTATTTTTCGCTTAAAGATTCAGACAGCCAGATTTCAGCAGTAATGTTCAGAGGAGCGGCATCTGCATTAAATTTCATTCCAAAAGACGGAATGCTTGTTCAAGTAAGAGGAAAAATAACAGTCTACGGTCCGCGCGGAAATTATCAGATTCAAGTTTCGTCAATGATTGAAGCCGGAGCCGGAAATATAATGGAAATGATTGAAATGCGGAAAAGAAAACTTGCCGCAGAAGGACTTTTTGACTCAGCAAGAAAACGCACGGTTCCATTTTTTCCAAAAACAGTCGGAGTTGTTACAAGTCCAAACGGAGCTGCTCTGCGTGATATTTTAAATATAAGACGCCGAAGAAATGACAAAGTGAGTGTCATTGTTTTTCCTGCGATAGTGCAAGGAGAAAATGCCGCGGACACAATCGAGTACATGATAAAAGTTGCAAATGAATATAATATGTGCGATGTTTTGATTGTCGGAAGAGGTGGAGGTTCTTTAGAGGATTTGCTTCCGTTCAGCGAAGAAAAAGTTGTGCGTGCAATTGCAAAATCAAAAATTCCTGTAATCTCCGCTGTCGGACATGAAATTGACTGGGCGCTAAGCGACTTTGCGGCGGATGTAAGAGCTCCGACACCAAGCGCGGCGGCGGAAATTGCAATTCCAAGAAAATCCGACATAGAAAGCAATATTGAAAATTTCAAATCCATTTTGTTTTCTGAAATTCAAAACAAAACAAATTCTTTGCGGCTTATGCTAAGAAATTTCGATCCTGAAAATATGCAAACTAGATTGCAAAACATCGAGCAAAAATATTCAGAAAGGTTTGACAAGGCGTTTGACTCAATGAAAGACGCAATTGAAAACATAATAAAGGACAAAAGAATAAAAATAAAACTCTGCCTGCAAAATTTGGAAAACTGCAATCCGCAGAATATTTTCGACAGAGGATATTCTATGGTTTGCGATGAAAATGGAAAAATAATAAGAAAGTCATCGGAACTTTCCAACGGCGCAAAAATAAAAATCAAACCGGCGGAAGGATTGATTTTCGCAACTGTTGATAAAACAAATTAA
- a CDS encoding spiro-SPASM protein produces MKNLVFLYIDENSAHAFEKVFSEKSCFEKCLEWAADVSSLCGIVVACFEENKNTVETFASSFDKAKIKVVSKNFWNTAILIEEMLAQVSCFSADDVVYSSADRPFLDRELTSELLESHRKYISEYTFADGYPYGFSPEIINSGTLKILSAFASETHKELGELPVSNECIFNVMKADINSFEIESVIAPKDFRMLRFDFSCSQKRNFVACQKLYTNALKNEIPLTAKSLSELAENCTEVHQTLPAFYNIQISENCLANPFYNPYPKAFKNKFGFFPFEKENPNPKDMTLEKFNFLVEQISSFSEDAVIGLSAWGEPLLNKNFSEFVEIVLRYKNLSVLVETDGILVTEQLASKIFEISERAGKRKNGAENVTWIVSIDSFSEDMYNKIFSNGNFNSAVNSILALNKFFPTSVYPQFTRMNENEDELEKFYRFWHSKNSPSVGKVIIQKYNDFCKLLPSRKPADLSPLERNVCWHLKRDMTILCTGDVPLCRQFLFSSIGNVFDEGVENIWKKYFDEIKNQLEKKYGEKCKDCDEYYTFNF; encoded by the coding sequence ATGAAGAATTTAGTTTTTTTATATATAGATGAAAATTCGGCTCATGCTTTTGAAAAGGTTTTTTCTGAAAAATCATGTTTTGAAAAGTGTCTTGAATGGGCGGCTGATGTTTCAAGTTTGTGCGGAATTGTTGTTGCCTGCTTTGAAGAAAATAAAAATACAGTTGAGACTTTTGCATCTTCGTTTGATAAAGCAAAAATAAAAGTTGTTTCAAAAAATTTTTGGAATACTGCAATATTAATAGAAGAAATGCTTGCTCAGGTTTCTTGTTTTTCAGCGGACGATGTTGTTTATTCTTCGGCGGACAGACCATTTCTTGATAGAGAGCTTACGAGTGAACTTCTTGAAAGCCACAGAAAATATATTTCTGAATATACTTTTGCCGATGGCTATCCTTATGGATTTTCTCCGGAAATTATAAATTCTGGAACATTAAAAATCCTTTCTGCTTTTGCATCTGAAACTCACAAGGAGCTTGGAGAATTGCCTGTTTCAAATGAGTGCATTTTCAATGTTATGAAAGCTGATATAAATTCTTTTGAAATTGAATCTGTGATTGCACCCAAAGATTTCAGAATGCTGCGTTTTGATTTTTCATGTTCACAGAAAAGAAATTTTGTTGCTTGCCAGAAACTTTATACGAATGCATTGAAAAATGAAATTCCACTTACTGCCAAAAGTCTTTCTGAACTTGCTGAAAACTGTACTGAAGTTCATCAGACTTTGCCGGCATTTTACAATATTCAGATTTCAGAAAACTGTCTTGCAAATCCATTTTACAATCCTTATCCAAAAGCTTTTAAAAATAAATTCGGATTTTTCCCATTTGAAAAAGAAAATCCAAATCCAAAAGATATGACCTTGGAAAAATTTAATTTTCTTGTTGAGCAGATTTCCAGTTTTTCAGAGGATGCCGTAATTGGCTTGAGTGCTTGGGGAGAACCTTTGCTTAATAAAAACTTTTCTGAATTTGTTGAAATTGTTTTGCGCTATAAGAATCTTTCTGTTCTTGTAGAAACAGATGGAATTTTAGTTACTGAGCAGCTTGCTTCAAAAATTTTTGAAATTTCAGAGCGAGCCGGGAAAAGAAAAAATGGAGCTGAAAATGTAACTTGGATAGTTTCAATTGATTCTTTTAGCGAAGATATGTACAACAAAATTTTTTCAAATGGAAACTTTAATTCTGCAGTGAATTCAATTCTTGCTTTAAATAAATTTTTCCCGACTTCTGTTTATCCGCAGTTTACAAGAATGAATGAAAATGAAGATGAGCTGGAAAAGTTCTATAGATTTTGGCATTCAAAGAATTCTCCTTCCGTCGGAAAAGTTATAATTCAAAAGTACAATGATTTCTGTAAACTTTTGCCTTCAAGAAAACCCGCCGATTTATCTCCGCTTGAAAGAAATGTCTGCTGGCATTTAAAGCGCGACATGACAATTCTTTGCACAGGCGATGTTCCGCTTTGCAGGCAGTTTTTGTTTTCCTCAATAGGAAACGTTTTTGATGAAGGTGTAGAGAATATCTGGAAAAAATATTTTGATGAAATTAAAAATCAGCTTGAAAAAAAATATGGAGAAAAATGCAAGGATTGCGATGAATACTATACCTTCAATTTTTAA